In Acidimicrobiales bacterium, the genomic stretch GGGCCGTCCGCCTGGCGCCGGCCTCGTCCTCCGCCCAGCACACGTGCACCTGCCCGATGCGGGGCTTGCCGCCGCCGCCGGCCGCCTCGAACGCCTCGACGTGCTTCGGCTCGGCGGCGACGCCGATCATCCCGTCGCCCAGGCGGCCGGCCATCTCCGCGCTGCGCCACCCGCTGACGGCGATCATGATCGGCGGCGGCCGGTCCGGCCTCGTGTAGAGCTGGGCCTGCTCGACCCGCCAGTGCGGGCCCTCCTGGATCACGTTCTTGCCGGCGAACAGCCGGCGGATGACGTCGACCGCCTCCTCCAGCATCTCCCGGCGCTCGCCCGCCCTCGGCCAGCGCTGCGCCGCCCACTGCTCGTTCAGCCGCTCGCCGGTGCCGAGGCCGAGGAAGAACCGGCCCGGCATCATCACCTCGACCGTCGCCGCCGCCTGGGCCAGCACGACCGGGTGGATGCGGTGGACGGGCGCGGAAACGCCGGTGCCGACCCGGAGGGTGGTGGTCACCCGGGCGATGGCGCCGAGCACCGCCCACACGAACGGGCTGTTGCCCTGGCGGGGGACCCAGGGGTGGAAGTGGTCGGAGATCATCGCCGCGTCGAAGCCGGCCTCCTCGGCGCGCACGGCGTTGTCGACGAGGGCCCCGGGCGGGTGCTCCTCGCTCGACAACCAGTAGCCGATGGTGACCGCGCCCGGCTCAGTGCTGCCCATGCAGGTCCTCGAGGCGGACGAGCCCGACGAGGCGCCCGGTGAACGTCGTCACCAGCACCCGCTCCTCGTGGTCCTCCTGCATGCTCGCGGCGAGCTCCTCGACCGGGATGCTCGGCCGCACGCTCGGCGGCCCGGGCTGGAGCGCCCGCTCCACGGGCGTGCCCGCGGGGACGCCGAGCGCCTCCCGCCGCACGAGCCCGAGGACCACGCCCTCCTCGCTCGTCACCACGCAGGCCTCCCACCCCTCCATGCGCTCGGCGAGGTCGCCGACCGTCTCGTCCGGCCGGCAGGTGGGCACGTCGCGGTGGGCGACGGCTCCGGCCCGCGACGCGTCACCGAGCAGGCCCTCGGACGGCAGGCCGGCGGCCAGCCAGGCGGCCTTCCCCGGCACGAAGTCGTAGACCTCGTCGAGCCCCAGGCGTTCGAGCCGCCACGCGGCCCGTGCGCTCAGGTCTCACTGGTAGTCGAAGCAGTAGGCGACGACGGGCCGGGACCGGTCGAGGTCGCCCACCCGGTCCTCCCGAAGCTCGGTGAGGGGGACGTTCACCGCGCCGGGCAGGTGCTCGCGCTCGTAGGCCGACGCCGGCAGGACCTCCACCAGCTGGGCGCCGGCGTCGAGCAGCCGACGCAGCTCCTCGACGTCGTGGAGGTCGGTGGGCACCGGCGAAGGGTTACCCGGCCGGCGGGCCGCCGACAACTCCGAGCCGTCCAGTCCGGACGACCGCGGTTGCTAGCGTAGAAGGCGGTGCGTGGGGGCGAAGTGCGACTGCCGCTGACGGCCGCGCCCGAGAGCGTGGGCGCCGGGCGCCGTTTCGTGCAGGCGACCTTGCGCGACTGGGGCCAGGAGGCGCTGGCCGACACCGCGCAGCTGCTCGTGTCCGAGCTCGTCACCAACGCCGTGCTCCACGCGAAGACCGGGCCGACGGTCGTCGTCCGCCTGGGCGGCGACGTGATCCGCATCGAGGTGCTCGACGGCAGCAGCCGGCTGCCGCGCGCCAAGGGCTACGGCGTCGAGTCCTCGACCGGCCGGGGCCTGCTGCTCGTCGACCGCATGGCCGCCTCCTGGGGCACGGAGATCCGGCCGGGCGGCGGCAAGGTCGTGTGGTTCGAGCTCGCGCTGGAGTCCGGCGGGCGGGACCACGTCGACGCCGGCGCCATGGTCGCCTTCGACGACCTCGAGGCGCTCGCCGCCCTCGGCGGGTGGGAGGACCCGCCGGCGGAGACGGCGTCGGACCGGCCGAGGGCGCGCGTGCCGGCGCCCGCCCACCGATGAGCGAGCGGCTCGACGACGAGGAGCTCCTCCCCGTCGACCTCGTCGGCCTCCCCCTCGACCTGCACCGCCGGGCCACCGAGCACAGCGACGACGTGACGCGCGAGTTCCAGCTCGTCGCCCTGGACCCGTCCACGGCGCCGGCCCGCCTGATCGCCCTCGGCGAGGAGGTCGAGCGCTACTCCCGGTTCACGTCGGGGCCCGGCGCACAGCTGGAGCAGGCCCTGGCCGACGGGCGGGCGACCGTCGACCTGCGCTACGAGGTGCCGGCCTCGGCCGCCGACGCCGCCCGCCGCCTCGGCGAGGTGCTCGACGACGTCGACGAGTGGTGCCGGGCCGGCGGGATGCTCGCCCTGGCCGCGTCCGACGAGGTGCGGACGTACCGGCGGTGGTTCATCGGCCAGTTCGTGGACCAGCTGTCCGGCGCCGAGCCCGTCCCCTGGCCGGACTTCGCCGCCGGCGACCCGTCCTCGACCACGCCGCCCCGCTAGTCGGCCGGGAACAGGCCGGGCAGCTCCCCCCGGCCCCGCAGGCCGAGCTTGGCGTAGACCCGCCCGAGGTGGTTGTCGACCGTCCGGCGGGAGACGACGAGCCGGCCGGCGATCGCCGTGCTGGTGAGGCCCCTGGCCGCCATCGTCGCCACCTCCCGCTCGCGGTCGGTGAGCGCCTCCTCGAGGTCGCCGGTCGACAGCAGCGGGGTGGTCACGGGCCCGCACCGGGAGAGGTGCTCGATGGCCCGCTCCCTGGCCGACGCCGCCCGCAGGGGCAGCCCCCGCCGGCGGTGGCGGCCGGCGGCGACGGCGAGGAGCTCGGCGGCGTGGAGGTCCGCGCCGCATCGCCCGACCCGCTCGGCCACCGACTCCAGCGCGTCGGCGTCGCCGGTGGCGAGCGCCCCGGCGGCGTCGGCCAGCGCGGCGACGAGCGGCGAGTCGACCGCCGACGCCAGCCGGTCGAGGGCGGCGACGGCGGCCGGGGCGTCGCCCAGCCGGGCCAGGTCGTACGCCGCGACCGCGGCCATCGTCGCCTCGCCCCTCGCCTCGCTCGCCGCCACCACCCGGCCCATCGCCGCCAGCGCCTCGCGGCGGCGGCCGGCGGCGGCGTCCACCCAGGCCCGGTCGACGTCGAGCCACGGCTCGAACAGCCGGTTGCCGGGCGACCCGGCCGCGGCCGCGTCGGCCTGGGCCAGCAGCGCCTCGGCCTCGGCCGGCGCGCCGGTCACGGCGTGGACGGCGGCCAGCTGGCCGAGGCACATGGCGAGGAACCGGTACGGGTCCTCGGCGTCGAGGAAGGCGACCGCCTCCTGGAGGCTCGACCGGGCCGCGCCCATGTGGCCCTCCATCCGGGCGACCAGCCCCCGGAACCCGGCCCACCCGGCGGCGAACACCGGCGAGCGCTGGGTGGCGGCCCGGTAGCCCTCGTCGGCCGCCGCCCGCGCCTCCCGCAGCCGGCCGGCCAGCGCGAGGGCGAGGCAGCGCACCCACCCGACCTGCTCCTCGCCGAAGGGGTGGTCGTCCCTCGCCCGGTGGGCGAGGGCCAGCCCCGCGTCGGCCACCGCCACGGCGTCGGCGGTGCGGCCGACGAGGGCGGCGGCGGGCACGGCCGCGGTCGTCGCCCACACGAACCCCCTCGCCCCCACGTCCGGCGCGGTGAGGACGGCGCCGGCGACGTCGAGCGCCTCCCGGCAGCGCCCGTCGAACAGCGCGATCCAGGCCTGGGTGGCGACCAGCTCCAGGCGGGCGGCGCCCTCCACCGACCCGGCCGCCTCGCCCAGCTCGGCCTCGGCGTCCTCGGTGCGGGCCAGGCCCCAGTAGAGGTTGGTGGCCCGCTGGATGGCCCGCTCGGCCAGGCCGCCGGCCACGCCGTGGGCGGCGTCGATGACGACGACGGCCTCGGAGTGCCGGCCCTGGTTGGTCAGCGCCTCGGCCAGCACCTGGTTGGCGGCCGCGCCGCCGCCGGCGTCGACCGCGGCCTGGGCCAGCCGCTCGGCCAGCGCGAACGCGAAGCGGGCCATGGCCTGGCGGGCGGCGGGCAGGAACAGCTCGGGCCGGTCGGCCACGCCGGCCTGGAGCTGGAGGACGGCCGCCCTGAGCAGGTCGTCCCAGCGGTCGGTGCCGAGCACGGCGAACTCGGCGGCCAGCCGGCGGGCCAGGCGCCGGGCCCGGGTCAGCGGCGTGGTCGCCCGGACCACCTCGCCGAACAGCGGGTGGGCCAGCCGGCAGGCGAGGCGGCCGCCGTCGTCGGCGACCCGGAGGAGCCCCCCGCCCTCGGCCCACTCCAGCGGGTCGGACTCGACGAGGCGCTCGACGATGGCCAGCGGCACCGGCTCGCCCCAGGCCACGACCTCGAGCACGGGGCGCACGGCCCGGCCGGCGGCGGCGATGCGGCTCTCGACCAGGTCGACGAGGCCCCAGCGCTCGCCGATGGCGCCGCTCCAGCGCCACACCCCCCGGTGGGCGGCGAGCGTGCCGTGGGCGACGGCGTCGGCCACCAGCTCCCTCGCGAACAGCGGGTTCCCGTCGGTGATCCGCCACATGGCGTCCCGGCTGGACCCGTCGACCGGCCCGCCCACCAGCCCGACGAGCAGGCGGTCGTGGGCGGTCCGCTCCAGCGGCCCGAGCTCCATCCGGTGCAGCAGCTGGTCCTTCCAGAGGGCGAGGACCTCGTCGGGGACGACCTCGCCCGTCCTCGCCGTCAGCAGGACGGTCGCCCGCCCGCTGCGCACCGCCCGGTCCACGAGCGCCGTCGAGCGGGGGTCCAGGTGGTGCACGTCGTCGACGCACAGCAGCACCCGGCCCGGCCCGGCCGGCGCCACCTCGGCCAGCGCCGACGCCAGCGCGCCGAGCCCGTCCCGGCCGGCGAGCGTGCCGGGCGAGATGGCCGCCGCGAACGCTCCGAACGGGATCGAGCGGCCGGCCGGCGTGGCCGTGACGGACAGGACCCGGCGGAACCCCGCCGGCGCCCTGGCCGCCTCGGCCACCACCCGGCTCTTGCCGACGCCCGGCGCCCCCGTGACGAGGGCGCCGGCGCCGGCGGCGAGGGCGGCGGCCACCTCGGCGAGGGTGGCCGCGCGCCCGACGAAGGGTGCTTCGCTCCGTGGTTCCCGCACCACCCCAGGTTGGAGGCCGGGATGGTTAAGGGAGGCACAAGCTCAGCACATGATCGGCTGCTCCATCTGGCTGCCGTCGTAGTTCGGCTCGTAGGGCTGCTGGTAGCCGCACGGGTCGGGCGGCGGGTCCTCGTAGCCGCCGCCGCCGTCGCCACCGCCGGACGTGGGCGGCGCCGTGATGTTCAGCCAGGCGACGTCCTTGGTCACCCACTGGTCGGTCTCCCACTCGACGTAGGTGGCCGACACCCGCACCGTGCCGACCGGGAGCCGCCAGGTGCTGAACCACTCCGGCTCGTGGTGGACGACGCAGTTGGAGCGGGCCGGCTGGGTCTGGTGGGAGGTGATCCAGTTGCCGCTGCCGTCGTAGAACTGGAACAGGATCGGCGTGTACCGCTTGACCACGCCGGTCAGGTAGACGGTCGCCCCCTGCTGGAGGGTGTTGCCGGCGAAGGTGGCCACGCCGCCGTAGCTGTACTGCGCGCACGTGGTGCTCCCCGTGGCCGGCGGGAGGATCTGGAGCGTGGGCAGGGCGACGGTGACGACCTCGTTCGTCTCCCACTTCGTGAACGTCGCCGTCACCGTGATCGTCCCCTGGGGCAGGAGCCGCGTGTTGAACCCCTCCTGCTCGTGGTGGACGACGCAGTTGTCACGGGCGAAGTAGGTCATGTGGTCGGCGACGAGCGTGCCGGCCGAGTTGCGGAACTGGAACAGCACCCGGCTCCACTTGCGGACCACGCCGGTGAGGTACACCCGCGCCCCCTGGCGCAGGGTGGTGCCGAGGCCGAAGGTCTCGAAGCGGGCGTGCGAGGCCTGCTCGCACCCGGTGTTGGCCGGGAGCGGGAGTGGCGAGCCGGGCGTGTTGTAGCCGGGCCACTGGGTGTTGCCGTAGGCGAACCCGCCGAAGGCGACCACGCCGAACCACACGATGCCGGCCGCCGTGTAGCACAGGCCCTTGGTGGCGACGCTGCGCCGCGAGCAGTCGGCGGCCATGTCGGTGAAGAACCGGTTGTCGATGGCGAACTTGCCGACCGGGGTCCACCGGTAGCCCAGGTCGTGCTGGCGGCAGGCGCCCCGGAAGTCGTAGTACCAGCGGTGGTCCGGGATGGCGTTGCAGCCGTTGTCCTCGCTGTTCGGCATGCACCAGTTGTTGGTCGGGTTCGGCTGGTAGTAGCCGTACGGGCCGGGCAGGCCGGGCAGCAGCCGGGAGCCGGCGGCCGGGCACGCCGGGATGTCCTCCCCGGAGTGGACGACGACGTCGGCGAACTGGCTGGTCGTCGCCGGCTCGGTCCCCCTGATCAGGTCGGGCAGCTCCGGGTACTCCTGGTACACCTCGTCGGGGACCATGGCGAGCAGCTGGTCGGTGCTCTGCGCGTACTCCACCTGGTCGACGAGGGACTGGACGGCGGCCTCGCTCTGCGGGTAGGACCCGTCGGGCGCCATGGCCGCGCTGGGCGACGGCGCCGGCCAGACGGCGGCCTCGGCCGACCCGTCCTCCACCGGCTCCATGGCGTCCGCCGGCCGGATGCCGGCGAACGGTCCCGCGAACAGGCCCAGCACGACGGCCACCACACAGGCGCGTCGGGTGAACCGGGACATGGGCTCCTCCTCCCTGACGCCGGCCCGCGCCGGCGCCGAGGGCGATCGTCAGGGAGGAGGGTGACCGGTGTCATGAGTACGGCACGTACTCACCGCACCGGGCGGCCGGGTCAGTCGCCGGCCGGGTCGACCAGGCCCCAGCGGCGGCGGATGCGGCGCTCGACGGTGCCGAACACGACGGCGTCGATCACGATGCCGATCACCAGCACCACCAGCATCAGGCCGATCAGCTGCTCGGCGTTCGAGAACTGCCGGGCGAACTCCATCTGGCTGCCAATCGACTTCTTGTTGGCGATGATCACGAGCAGCTCGCCGGCGAGCAGGCTGCGCCACGAGAACGACCAGCCCTGCTTCAGGCCGGCGACGAAGGACGGCAGGGCGGCCGGCATGACGACGTAGCGCAGCCGGGCGGCGCCCCGGGCGCCGAGCACGCGGCCGGCCCGCAGGAGGAGGGGCGGGATCGTGTCGACGCCGGCGACGAGGCCGTTGGCGATCGACGGCGCGCTGCCGAGGATCACGACGAACAGGATGGCCTTCTCGGACCGCTGGAACAGCAGGACGGCGAGGGGGAACCAGGCGATCGACGGCATGGTCTGGAGGCCGGTGATGAGCGACCCGAACGCCGTCCGCAGCACCCGCACCTGGGCCACGGCCACGCCGAGGACGACGCCG encodes the following:
- a CDS encoding TIGR03557 family F420-dependent LLM class oxidoreductase translates to MGSTEPGAVTIGYWLSSEEHPPGALVDNAVRAEEAGFDAAMISDHFHPWVPRQGNSPFVWAVLGAIARVTTTLRVGTGVSAPVHRIHPVVLAQAAATVEVMMPGRFFLGLGTGERLNEQWAAQRWPRAGERREMLEEAVDVIRRLFAGKNVIQEGPHWRVEQAQLYTRPDRPPPIMIAVSGWRSAEMAGRLGDGMIGVAAEPKHVEAFEAAGGGGKPRIGQVHVCWAEDEAGARRTAREWWPQGALPAPLLSELSQPSQFEAAARMVTEDDVARSVVCGPDPERHVDAVARFVAAGFTEVYVHQVGPDQEGFLRFYRDAVLPRFR
- a CDS encoding CBS domain-containing protein; the encoded protein is MPGKAAWLAAGLPSEGLLGDASRAGAVAHRDVPTCRPDETVGDLAERMEGWEACVVTSEEGVVLGLVRREALGVPAGTPVERALQPGPPSVRPSIPVEELAASMQEDHEERVLVTTFTGRLVGLVRLEDLHGQH
- a CDS encoding rhodanese-like domain-containing protein; the encoded protein is MPTDLHDVEELRRLLDAGAQLVEVLPASAYEREHLPGAVNVPLTELREDRVGDLDRSRPVVAYCFDYQ
- a CDS encoding ATP-binding protein, whose translation is MRGGEVRLPLTAAPESVGAGRRFVQATLRDWGQEALADTAQLLVSELVTNAVLHAKTGPTVVVRLGGDVIRIEVLDGSSRLPRAKGYGVESSTGRGLLLVDRMAASWGTEIRPGGGKVVWFELALESGGRDHVDAGAMVAFDDLEALAALGGWEDPPAETASDRPRARVPAPAHR
- a CDS encoding LuxR C-terminal-related transcriptional regulator, encoding MVREPRSEAPFVGRAATLAEVAAALAAGAGALVTGAPGVGKSRVVAEAARAPAGFRRVLSVTATPAGRSIPFGAFAAAISPGTLAGRDGLGALASALAEVAPAGPGRVLLCVDDVHHLDPRSTALVDRAVRSGRATVLLTARTGEVVPDEVLALWKDQLLHRMELGPLERTAHDRLLVGLVGGPVDGSSRDAMWRITDGNPLFARELVADAVAHGTLAAHRGVWRWSGAIGERWGLVDLVESRIAAAGRAVRPVLEVVAWGEPVPLAIVERLVESDPLEWAEGGGLLRVADDGGRLACRLAHPLFGEVVRATTPLTRARRLARRLAAEFAVLGTDRWDDLLRAAVLQLQAGVADRPELFLPAARQAMARFAFALAERLAQAAVDAGGGAAANQVLAEALTNQGRHSEAVVVIDAAHGVAGGLAERAIQRATNLYWGLARTEDAEAELGEAAGSVEGAARLELVATQAWIALFDGRCREALDVAGAVLTAPDVGARGFVWATTAAVPAAALVGRTADAVAVADAGLALAHRARDDHPFGEEQVGWVRCLALALAGRLREARAAADEGYRAATQRSPVFAAGWAGFRGLVARMEGHMGAARSSLQEAVAFLDAEDPYRFLAMCLGQLAAVHAVTGAPAEAEALLAQADAAAAGSPGNRLFEPWLDVDRAWVDAAAGRRREALAAMGRVVAASEARGEATMAAVAAYDLARLGDAPAAVAALDRLASAVDSPLVAALADAAGALATGDADALESVAERVGRCGADLHAAELLAVAAGRHRRRGLPLRAASARERAIEHLSRCGPVTTPLLSTGDLEEALTDREREVATMAARGLTSTAIAGRLVVSRRTVDNHLGRVYAKLGLRGRGELPGLFPAD
- a CDS encoding phospholipase A2, with protein sequence MAVVLGLFAGPFAGIRPADAMEPVEDGSAEAAVWPAPSPSAAMAPDGSYPQSEAAVQSLVDQVEYAQSTDQLLAMVPDEVYQEYPELPDLIRGTEPATTSQFADVVVHSGEDIPACPAAGSRLLPGLPGPYGYYQPNPTNNWCMPNSEDNGCNAIPDHRWYYDFRGACRQHDLGYRWTPVGKFAIDNRFFTDMAADCSRRSVATKGLCYTAAGIVWFGVVAFGGFAYGNTQWPGYNTPGSPLPLPANTGCEQASHARFETFGLGTTLRQGARVYLTGVVRKWSRVLFQFRNSAGTLVADHMTYFARDNCVVHHEQEGFNTRLLPQGTITVTATFTKWETNEVVTVALPTLQILPPATGSTTCAQYSYGGVATFAGNTLQQGATVYLTGVVKRYTPILFQFYDGSGNWITSHQTQPARSNCVVHHEPEWFSTWRLPVGTVRVSATYVEWETDQWVTKDVAWLNITAPPTSGGGDGGGGYEDPPPDPCGYQQPYEPNYDGSQMEQPIMC
- a CDS encoding ABC transporter permease, with amino-acid sequence MPATDRSTIRRRPVAGRDGLDAELAGLDALELAPAPGPGRRRRAWSAAWPKLAAAALGLFLWQVVVWAGWKSSYVLPGPGPVFRALGDLAASGSLAEAVANTMRRGLTGFALSILIGVVLGVAVAQVRVLRTAFGSLITGLQTMPSIAWFPLAVLLFQRSEKAILFVVILGSAPSIANGLVAGVDTIPPLLLRAGRVLGARGAARLRYVVMPAALPSFVAGLKQGWSFSWRSLLAGELLVIIANKKSIGSQMEFARQFSNAEQLIGLMLVVLVIGIVIDAVVFGTVERRIRRRWGLVDPAGD